In Bradyrhizobium guangdongense, the sequence CGCCGCTCGCGGTCTGGAAGGCCGCGAACACCGCCGAGGTCTGGGTCCGGCTCGGCAGCACGAAGCGTTCGCCGACCACGAAATCCTCAAACCAGCGTTGCGCCGGGATCATGCGATGCCGGGCCGGATGGAAATCGGTCATGACGATGCTCTCTGCTCGCGGGGCGCCTATCGCTACCGCGCCGCGAAGACTGCGACAATCCGTTCAATTCGGCTTGCGCGGGCTTGTCGTGCTGGCCCACGTCATTAAAACGACCGCAAGCGGCACTATCGGCCGAGTCCCGACGCTCTCTCCGTTCGTCATTGCGAGCGCAGCGAAGCAATCCAGACTGCCGCCGCGGAAAGTCTCTGGATTGCTTCGCTTCGCTCGCAATGACGGCCCTTCGCAGTCCGTGCAATGCCCCTCTTCAAGAATCTCTCCGCCTATGACGACCGCTCCGCGCGCCTCGCCGGCATCGGCCTCATGGTGCTGTCGATCTTCATGTTCTCGTTCGGCGATGCCACGGGCAAGTTCCTGGTCGGGACGTATTCGGTGGGGCAGCTTTTGTTCCTGCGCGCCTGCGCGGCGCTGCTCTTGCTGGCGCCGCTGATCTGGCGGCAGCGTCACCAGTTCCTGCAGCTGGAGCGGCCGCGTTTGCAGCTGGTTCGAGTCGTGCTGTCGACGCTGGAAGTCGCCGCATTCTTCCTGGCGACGGTCTATCTGCCGCTCGCAGATGTCATCACCTATTATCTCGCAGGTCCCATTTTCGTCACCGCGATGTCGGCGATCTTTCTGGGCGAGAAGGTCGGCTGGCGGCGCTGGACCGCGATCCTGATCGGCTTCTGCGGCGTGCTGATCGCGCTGCGGCCCTCGGCGCAGACGGTGAGCCTGCCGGCACTGATCGCGCTCGGCGGCAGCCTGTCCTTCGCGACATTGATGCTGATCACGCGCAGCCTGCGCAAGACGCCCGACATCGTGATGGCGTCCTCGCAATTCATCGGCACGTTCTCGCTCGGCGCAGTGCTGTCCGCCTTCCACTGGGTGCCGCCGACGCCAGGCAGCCTGGTGTTCTTCGCGATGGCGGGGCTGATTTCCGTGACCGCGCTGTTCTGCGTCAACCGCTCGTTGAAGCTCGCGCCGGCGAGCGTGGTGGTGCCCTACCAATATTCGATGATCGTCTGGGCCGTGATCTTCGGCTTCGTCGTGTTCGGCGACGTGCCGCAGATCGCCACGCTCGTCGGCGCCGCGATCATCATCGGCGCCGGGTTCTATATTTACCTGCGAGAGCGGGATCTGGCACGCGCGAGCGAGGAGATGACGCCGCCGGTGTGAGCCACGGCGTCGTCCCCCTACCTCACCCTTCTCGCGCTGCTCCAGCTCTTCAGCGACGACCAGACCCCGCGCGAGAGGCGGAAGCAGTCGACGGGTGTCGAGGAGCCCAGCGCCAGGAAACGGTGCAGCTGCACGCCGCTCCACTGGAAGCCGCACTTCTCCAGCACGTTGCGGGAGGCCGGGTTGGTGACGCGCGCGCCGGCATAGAGATGGTCGTCGTCGAACTCCTCGAAGAAGAAGTCGATCGCGCCGCGCGCCGCCTCGGTGGCGAAGCCCTGGCCCCAATGTTCGACGCCGAGCCAGTAGCCGAGCTCGGCATTGTCAGGCGTGGAGCAGTCGATGCCGACCATGCCGATCGGCTCGCTGTCGTGCTCGATCAGGAACACGGTCTCGGCTCCGAGCGCGGACGTGGCGCGGATGAATTCGACCGCGTCGTCCTGCGAATAGGGATGTGGCAGGCGGCGCGTGTTCTCGGCGACGCGGCGGTCGTTGGCGAGCCGGGCGATGGTCCTGACGTCGGCCAGCGTCGGCCGCCGCAGCGTCAGCCGTTCGGTGGCGACGACGCTGGGTCTCGCCTCGGCTAAGGTCACGCTCGAAAAGTCCTGCAACATGTCCGGCTCCGTCAAAGTCACAAACGAAAGGGGAGGCCGGTTTCCCTGCCTCCCCTGGAGCCTTCGATCTTTTGATCTCAAGGACTCCGCCGGTTCGGTCAAGGACCCGGCGGACTCCAAATTGATCCACCGTCTATTCAGCAGCCTCTGCGAGCGGGAGTACCGCGACAAAGGTGCGGCCATTGGCTTTGGCCTGGAATTCAACACGACCCTCGATCTTGGCGAACAGGGTGTGGTCGGTGCCCATGCCGACATTGAGGCCGGGATGCCAAGTGGTGCCGCGCTGGCGCGCAATGATGTTGCCGGGAATCACGCGCTCCCCGCCGAACACCTTGATGCCCAGACGCTTACCCTTGGAATCGCGACCGTTGCGCGATGAACCGCCTGCTTTTTTGTGAGCCATGGCTCGTCTCCGAAATCCTTCGTAGTTCTAGGTCAATTCCTTGACGGAATCATTTCAAAACGTCGCACGCCTCAATTCGTGAATTGGCGTGATCGGTCTCAGCTTACTCGGCGGCTTCTTTCGCGACCTTTTCCTTCTTCGGACGCGGGCCCTTGGTGGGCTTGGCGCCGTCGGTCAGGATCTCGCTGACGCGCAGCACCGTGATCTCGTCGCGGTAGCCGCGCTTGCGGCGCGAATTCTTGCGGCGGCGCTTCTTGAAAGCGATGACCTTCGGGCCGCGCTTGTGGTCGAGCACCTCGACCGCAACGGAGGCGCCCGCCACCGTCGGAACGCCCAGCACCGGCGTGTCGCCGCCGACCACCAAAACTTCATTCAACTGCACGATCGAGCCGACTTCGCCTTCGATCTTGCCTACTTCGAGAACATCATCCGGCACGACGCGGTATTGCTTGCCGCCGGTTTTGATGACTGCGAACATCGTTTTTTCTCCGTGTTCAATCCCGGCCTCATGACATCGGTCACGGGCCGGCTTTTTGATCAGTCGCTATGGGTTACTGCGAGTTTTGTGCGGGTGGGAGTTATCCCTTTGTAAACCCACGCAAAAACAAGCGGCGCGAGAAACGCCCCGCGCCGGTTGTGCGGACTTATAGCCGCAGGCGGCGAAGAGTCAAGGAAAACCGCCGAAAAGCGTCAGAATTTGAAGGATTTGGGCCATTTCCGCGCCCCGTCACGGAATCTCGCCTGCCCCAGCAACCAATGGGTTCCCCGGCTGTTGTCCTTAGCAATTAAGCATTCGGGGCAAGGGCTTCCATGGCAACGGACGAACTGGTCAAGACAACGGGCATCGCCCAGCACGGGGCAAGCCGCCTGCCCTCGGTCGACGTCGACAGCTTCAACATCGAGATCAAGGACGACGAGGGCTTTCTCGGCGACCGCGCCAGCAAGGGCGCGTTTCGCGAGATCCTCGAGGAATGGCGCAAACCGCTGCGCAAGAGCGGCGACGACCCGTTCGGCGACGAGCCCTCGGACAAGATCAGCAAGAAGGCCCTCGATGCCGTGCTGAGCGGCGACGACGCGGAGGCCGCGGCCGTCGTGCACAGCGCGATCGAGGAATTCGCGCAGGAGCTCGCCTACGTGACGCGGCGATTCCTCAAGACCAAGGCCTGGGCCAAGACTGAATGCATCGTGGTCGGCGGCGGCTTTCGCGCCTCCAGGCTCGGCGAGATCGCCATCGCCCGGGCCGAGATCATCCTGAAGGCGGAAGGCTTCAAGGTCGACCTGGTGCCGATCCGCTTCGACCCCGACGATGCCGGCCTGATCGG encodes:
- a CDS encoding GNAT family N-acetyltransferase → MLQDFSSVTLAEARPSVVATERLTLRRPTLADVRTIARLANDRRVAENTRRLPHPYSQDDAVEFIRATSALGAETVFLIEHDSEPIGMVGIDCSTPDNAELGYWLGVEHWGQGFATEAARGAIDFFFEEFDDDHLYAGARVTNPASRNVLEKCGFQWSGVQLHRFLALGSSTPVDCFRLSRGVWSSLKSWSSARRVR
- the rpmA gene encoding 50S ribosomal protein L27, which gives rise to MAHKKAGGSSRNGRDSKGKRLGIKVFGGERVIPGNIIARQRGTTWHPGLNVGMGTDHTLFAKIEGRVEFQAKANGRTFVAVLPLAEAAE
- a CDS encoding DMT family transporter; amino-acid sequence: MPLFKNLSAYDDRSARLAGIGLMVLSIFMFSFGDATGKFLVGTYSVGQLLFLRACAALLLLAPLIWRQRHQFLQLERPRLQLVRVVLSTLEVAAFFLATVYLPLADVITYYLAGPIFVTAMSAIFLGEKVGWRRWTAILIGFCGVLIALRPSAQTVSLPALIALGGSLSFATLMLITRSLRKTPDIVMASSQFIGTFSLGAVLSAFHWVPPTPGSLVFFAMAGLISVTALFCVNRSLKLAPASVVVPYQYSMIVWAVIFGFVVFGDVPQIATLVGAAIIIGAGFYIYLRERDLARASEEMTPPV
- the rplU gene encoding 50S ribosomal protein L21; translated protein: MFAVIKTGGKQYRVVPDDVLEVGKIEGEVGSIVQLNEVLVVGGDTPVLGVPTVAGASVAVEVLDHKRGPKVIAFKKRRRKNSRRKRGYRDEITVLRVSEILTDGAKPTKGPRPKKEKVAKEAAE